A single window of Tiliqua scincoides isolate rTilSci1 chromosome 10, rTilSci1.hap2, whole genome shotgun sequence DNA harbors:
- the HSPB6 gene encoding heat shock protein beta-6, whose translation MDIAIHHPWLRQPFGFRGLFPSRLFDQRFGEGLLETDLFSSALSPFCMRAPALHMPAMPNLPETGMSEVKMDKDKFSVLLDVKHFAPEELTVKVVGDYIEVHAKHEERPDEHGYVSREFHRRYMAPKGVDPAAITSALSPDGILSITAPTVPCVTSPERTIPISRQEKPAVTGK comes from the exons ATGGACATCGCCATCCACCACCCGTGGCTGCGCCAGCCCTTCGGCTTCCGCGGTCTCTTCCCCAGCCGGCTCTTCGACCAGCGGTTCggcgaggggctgctggagaccgACCTGTTCTCCAGCGCGCTCAGCCCCTTCTGCATGCGGGCGCCGGCCTTGCACATGCCCGCCATGCCCAACTTGCCCGAGACGGGCATGTCGGAG gtGAAGATGGACAAAGACAAATTCTCCGTGTTGCTGGATGTGAAGCATTTTGCCCCAGAGGAGCTGACTGTCAAGGTGGTGGGCGATTACATTGAGGTGCATGCCAAACATGAGGAGCGCCCG GATGAGCATGGCTATGTCTCCCGGGAATTCCACCGCCGCTACATGGCCCCCAAGGGCGTTGATCCGGCAGCGATCACCTCCGCACTCTCTCCAGATGGTATACTGTCCATCACTGCACCCACTGTGCCTTGTGTTACCTCGCCGGAGCGCACCATTCCCATCAGCCGCCAGGAGAAGCCTGCCGTCACTGGAAAATAA